The stretch of DNA ATTGAGGACAAACAGATTTGAAGAGCTAAGACAAATGTTAGGTATAGTATCACTTAGATACTTGAATTAAGGGAAAATGTTAGGACTTGTAATTCAAGTAATGTTATAATTGAAGGTTGTAACTAATTAGCTAAAAAATCAGTTAGTTAGATTACATTTAGAATGTGTAAGAATAGCTTATGTATAAATAGGATTGGCAATCTATGAAATACACAAGTCTTACCATTCACTCATACGTGTACCTTTCATTTATCTTGCTGCACAAGTAACAACTAGAAGGCTAAGAGTGCAAGGCTAACATATTGCAGCCAGTTAACCATGGCTGCCACTGAAGTCGTATTGTGGTTTATTGTGACAGTCAGAGTTCTGTTAGCTTAAGTCATAATCATGTTCTTCGTTCAAGAACAAAACACATGGAACTTGACATTTTCTTTGTCAAATATATCGTTCTTAGCAAGTCCTTAATTGTTTCCTATGTTCCTTTATGAAGCTGCTTCCCAATTCTTAGTTCTATACTTTATGAAACAGACTCATGGAGGGTTCTAAGCATCGACCAGCTCCCAACCTGAGTTTGTGGGGGGACTGATAATGTATATAGAGTACTTAAACTCTTTAATATTCTATTgcattgtattgcttccagctCAGCAGCCAGCTGTATGCCAGCTCATCAGTTAGTTACGGCTGTCTCTTTTTGTTTAAGGCAGTTACAAACTGCATATAATTGTTGTATCCTATAAATATTGAGTTCTCTTGTTCGGAGAATCagaaaatgaacaaataaatttattaattttagttgatCATGTGTTGAACTAATCAACTCTTAATAAACCAATCatttcatttatttgtttttgttttacaaaaacaTCATTGCTTGCATTTACTAATCTACTTTTGATTgttaattgatcaaatttcaTCTACTTTCTTAATTATTTCATGCCTGATATATTTCCACTTTTGATTCATTAGGAATAAAGAGATGTAGCCATACTTAGTTCAAGAAAATCGAGAAGCAAGTATGGAGTATGCATCCAAATTTGTAGAAAGAGCTATCGATGTTGTGTTGGACTTGACTATTCGGCATGTGGGTTACATCTTCTATTACAAGGAAAACGTTAGTGAACTAAACGTTCTGGTTGAGAAACTAAGACTTGAACGAGATAGGCTGGAACACGAAGTAGATGAAGCTAAGGATAATCTAGGAATAATCGAAAGTGATGTTTGTGTTTGGCTTCAAAAAGTTGATAAAACTAGAACTGAAACAGAGGAGTTTCAAAATGAAGAAGGTCACACAAAGACAAGGTGTTCCAGTGGTTTATTTCATTACTTGAGGAACAGGCATAGACTAGGCAGAAAAGCAAAGAAGATGGCAGTGGATGTCAAGTTATTAATAGATGAGtcaaagtttgatggagtttCCTATCAGCAAAAGCCAACATCTATGCATGCTGCTTTGGCTAATGCTGGCTATGTAGAATTTGGTTCCCGAAAATATACAATTGAAAAGATAATGAAAAAACTAGAAGATTCTACAGTGAGAATGATTGGAGTGTATGGGCCAGGTGGTGTGGGTAAGAGCACTTTAATCAAAGAAATTGTTAAGAAAGCTCAAGACAAGAAGTTGTTCAATGTGGTAGTTGTTGTAGAAATAACTGACAATCCCAACCTGCAGAAAATCCAGGAAGAAATTGCTTACATGTTAGGATTAACATTGGAAGGGGAAGGCGAGACTGTGAGAGCAGATCGTCTAAGGAGGAGGTTACAGAAAGAGAAGGAGAATACCCTTGTCGTCATGGATGACCTTTGGGACAGAATAGACTTGAATAAGATAGGAATTCCATTTGATGATGATATGGATGATGATTCAAGCCATATGACTATTGATGTAATGAAGGATCATAACTTCAAAATGGTGAAAAAAGGAAAATCTCTTGGTGATTATAAGGGTTGCAAAATTTTGTTAACTTCGAGAGATAAAATAGTATTGTCTGATAAAATGGAAGTCAAGTCCGTTTTCTGTGTGAGGGAATTAGATGATAAGGAATCTCTAATGTTGTTTAAGGAGGTGGCTGGAATACCTGATGAAATGTCCACATTTAAACAGGAGATTGTAAAAAAGTATTGTGCAGGGCTACCCATGGCAATTGTTACAGTTGGAAGGGCattaagaaataaaagtgaGTTAGTGTGGGAAGCCACActagaaaaacttaaaaaagagGAACTGGGTGAAGTGCAGAAATCTATGGAGATTTCTGTAAAGATGAGTTATGATCATCTAGAAAGTGTGGAGCTCCGGTCCATTTTCTTACTTTGTGCTCAAATGGGTCATCAACAATTAATTATGGACTTGGTGAAGTATTGCTTTGGATTGGGTATACTTGAAGGGGTCTATACGCTAAGGGAAGCTCGTGATAGAGTATATACATCAATCCAAAAGCTAAAAGACTCGAGTTTGATGTTGGATGGTAGTTCCAATGATTATTTCAATATGCATGATATGGTTCAAGATGCCGCTTTGTCTATAGCACACAAAGAGCAAAATGTATTTGCTTTGAGAAATGGCAAATTAGATGACTGGCCGGACAAAGATGAACTCGAGAGGTGCAGTGCTATCTCTATACGCAACTGTGATATCATTGACGAGCTACCTGAAGTTATAAACTGTCCTCATCTTAAATTCTTCCAAATTGACAGTGATGATCCTTCTTTGAAAATACCTGAGAATTTTTTTGAAGGAATGGGAAAACTCAGAGTATTAATATTGACTGGTTTTCATTTACCATGCTTACCATCTTCGATTAAATGCCTATTAAACCTCAGAATGCTTTGTTTGGAGCGGTGTGTTCTGGTTGGTAACTTATCCATCATTGGAGAGctgaaaaaattaagaattcTCAGCTTTTCTGGATCTCAAATTGAAAACTTGCCAGCTGAGATAGGGTGTTTAGATAAGCTACAGTTATTTGACATCAGCGAAGGTTCCATAACGAAGGTGATTCCGCCAAATTTTATATCGAGGTTGACTTGTTTAGAAGAGTTGTATATAAGAAAGAGCTTGATCAAAATAGAGGAAGATGGAGAGCCAAACCAAAgtcaaatttcatttctttcTCAGTTAAAACATTTGCACCAAATGAGAGTTGTAGACTTATGCATCCCAAGTACTGCAGTTTTTCCTAGGGACTTGTTCTTTGACAGGTTAACTGATTACAAAATTGTGATTGGAGACTTCAAGATGTTTTCAGTTGGTGTTTTTAGAATGCCTAATAAGTATGAAGCGTTAAGATCCTTGGCATTGCAGCTAACAAACGGCACTGACATTCACTCCCAGAAAGGGATAAAGTTGTTGTTCAGAAGAGTTGAAAATTTGTTGTTGGGAGAGATAAGTGGAGTTCAAAATGCTTTTTATGAATTGAATTTGGATGGATTTCCAGATCTTAAACATTTATCCATCATAAATAACACTGGCATTGAATATATCGTTAACTCAATGGAGCTGATCCATCCTCAGGATGTTTTTCTCAATTTGGAATCTCTATGCCTCTACAAACTGAGCAACATAAAGCTGTTGTGTTATACTCCAGTTACAGATGCCTCATTCACCAAATTAAAAACCATCAAGGTCAAGATGTGTACCCAGTTGAAGACTCTCTTCTTCTTTTACATGGTTAAATTTTTTGCTAGTCTAGAAACAATTGATGTTTCTGAATGTGATTCTTTggaggagattgttgttatGGAAGGACAAGGAAATTTTAATAAGGTTGAGTTTCCTAAGTTGCGGTCTTTGACGCTAAAAACATTACCATCATTTACTACTTTTTATACTTGTGATGAGATGCCTTCTTTAGAAGGGCAAACAATGACCAGGGATCACAGAGAAATTACTATTGCAGAAGATGATTACAATGTCATGGCACCCCTTTCTCTCTTTGGTGAACTGGTATGATATTGCATAATACTCCAATTTTAGTTAATTtgtgataatattttttcagtTGTTGCAAGTATAGTAATTTGTGTGTTCTTACAGATTGAAATTCCAAACCTCGAGAGTTTGAAGTTATCCTCAATCAAAAGCCATAACATATGGAGAGACCGACCTCTTTCAAATTTCTgctttcaaaatttaataaaattaactgTGAAAGATTGCTATAACTTAAGATACTTATGTTCATTGTCTGTGGCTAGCAGTTTGAAGAAATTGAAAGGCCTTTTTATAAGTAATTGCCGAATGATGGAGAATATTTTTATCACTGCAGGAAACACTGTGGACAAGGTGTGTAAGGTGTAAAGTTTTGTAGTTTTAACTCAATGTTATGTAGGCAGTTCTTGCTCGCCCTTGTGCATTTTTTGTTGAGTACTTGAGTTCATTACCTTATGGATTTTATGCATCAAAATACAGGTCTGCATCTTTCCTAAGTTGGAGGAAATCAACCTCACCAAACTGAATATGTTGACTGACATATGGCAATTTGAAGTTGGTGTTGATTCCTTTTCTAGTCTCATTTCTGTACAAATTAAAGGGTGTGAAAAACTAGTCAAGATTTTTCCAAGTCACATGACAGGATGGTTTGGGAGTTTAGACAGCTTGAAGATTATCGATTGCCGGTCACTGCAAGTGATTTTTGAAATCAAAGAATTTCAACAAATAGATGCATCTAGGACGACGAACACAAACCTGCAGCTTATTTTTGTACAGGAACTCCCAAACCTGAAGCAAATATGGGACAGAGATCCAGAAGGAATTCTTAGCTTCAAAAATATGCGGGTTATAGATGTCATAGACTGTGATAAACTAAGCTATGTCTTACCAGCTTCAGTGGCCAAAGATCTAAAAAGGCTCGAATCCATTTCGATATGTGGTTGTGACGAGATGGAGGAAATTGTTGCTTGGAATGATGGAACACAAACCCGATTAGAGTTTCCTGAAGTAACCTTCATGGGACTCTTTCTCCTGCCAAAAATTAAGCGTCTCTATAAGGGGGGACATATAGAATGTTCAAAATTGAAGCAGTTGGCTGTGAACTCCTGTGAGCAGCTGGACATGTTCACAACAGAAACCACAAATGAAGAAAGACAAGCGGTTTTCTTAGCTGAAAAGGTAAGGGACTACCGTTAACTGCTATCTCATGCataacctttaaaaaaaaaaaccatcgtctctattaaaataatattttaaaatttgatttattattttattgagttTAAGAGAGGAGTTCGGGAGTTTatagatttttaatattttgttaattttgaaattttttgtttttgtaaattttttaaaatttactttttttcaaaaaagtatcaaaaaatattaaaatatattttttctcaaaaattttgtaaaaaagaaattctcaaattaaaagaataaaaaagaaaatcaatttccTCTTTTCAAAAAATAGACTATAGGCCACTAAAccataaaattttagaaaactttTACCGTTacagattttattttttaagatttttttaattataaaattttttgaTCCCTCTAACATGTAGGTGGTGGGATCAATAATTAAGATACTTGTCTCTCAAATCTTATGATTCTAACTCATAAGAATTAGGTAATTGAAATAGACAtcaagaaaaaacaaaatacccAGTCTTCTTGCAAGATATTTAACATGCAAATAAATAAGGAAAGGAAATGCTTAAAATTTCATCTGAAACTGCAGCACCGCTAAATGTTTTCCCCACTGACATGCATTACTGATATAAAAGCATCAATGGTTGATTTCACGCACTCACACACAACTTAAACACATAATATCACGCATGAAAGTCTTTCCCCAAccattttttaatacaataatacaaattttCCGTAAACTAATGAAACTCTTCAGAAGTAATTCACTCTCTTGTTGTTGCTACAACTCTTTAcgtataatttaaatattattaggtgaagtaaaaattaattcactataagtaggatttttttttttaaaatcttctaAGGGAATCAAATTACATATCCCCTTTATATGTCTCCCTTATTGttccttttttaataataaaatagttttaagaGTCTACATTGGATGTGATATAACTATATATCAAGCCACCCAAACCACTGTTTAAATGTCTAATTATGGGTGTGAGTGAGGTGTTTTGAAAGTCCCATGTTGTTGGATTGAATATGTTATGCAGTAGTTTTTATAATTGAGAAACATTCATCACTCTACAATCTTGTTTTGTTCGCCTAATACAAaggtaataaaataaaatgacatacaaaaaatattaacaattaagaAAGAGAAAGTTATTACTTAAAAGATTGCTAGCAAcatacaatataaaattaataacatactCTTTTTATTATGTACACTCTTTATCATTTAATGGAATTCATGTGGGAGggatttctaaaataaaaaatgggaaAGAATAAATTTATGGGTGAGATTTGAAAGATCCCAATTATCTGGAAATAGAgtcatccattttttttttcttatgtctTTGAAATCTCACCCATAAATTTATTCTttcccattttttattttagaaatccctcccacatttttattttattttattttattgaacgGTTTAGATTTTACTATTCTCTACAATGAAGAGAACTCGTTTCCATATTGTCCATATTGTGGGACCTATATGAACTACAATATGACCCGCACGTTACGTGAGATATATAGACTTTAACATATTCGTATTATtgtgaataagattttaaattttaaaaaatcatataatttattgattttgtttgtaaaatatttttttccaagTGAGTTTATTTGAGTTTGATCAACcaatttataatttagtttCTTATATCACATTTaacttattaaaaattatgagaaaatagaaatatatacacattaaaatgtagtaataattataaagtcaataaaatattaaccatAATCATTTATGGTCTATATGATGGTCCAaataatctattaaaattaataggTTAATCAATAATctgttaaaatttatatttttttaattactatattattttaaagaaatattaattgCTAAAAATTTATCACTCTCTCAAATATTCAGTCAAGAAGTAAATCACTCTCTAAAATGTGTGTTTAGGattcataaaatcaaaaataatatttttttcaaataaactcatagtGAAGATCATCCTACAAACAAAGcccataaattatatttaatattaaaaatcttaaaattattttaataatattaatatatgtaattatctaCCGTAAAATCAGATTagtcatgttttttttttttacttgttgtcatgtaattattattttaatttaactacCTTAAGTTGACACATTCAGACGAATACACAAAATGGAGAATACAAAGTAAAAAGTAGAATTAAAAATGGCAAGACAAAATGAGTGTTATTAGAAAATGGTTGcaactaacattttaatttaactatagTTGCTCtcttattagaaaaatattattagaaaaaagtggaagaaaaatctaaatttattgtcaaaatattgttagaatatatatatatatatatatatatattatatatatatatatattatatatataNNNNNNNNNNNNNNNNNNNNNNNNNNNNNNNNNNNNNNNNNNNNNNNNNNNNNNNNNNNNNNNNNNNNNNNNNNNNNNNNNNNNNNNNNNNNNNNNNNNNNNNNNNNNNNNNNNNNNNNNNNNNNNNNNNNNNNNNNNNNNNNNNNNNNNNNNNNNNNNNNNNNNNNNNNNNNNNNNNNNNNNNNNNNNNNNNNNNNNNNNNNNNNNNNNNNNNNNNNNNNNNNNNNNNNNNNNNNNNNNNNNNNNNNNNNNNNNNNNNNNNNNNNNNNNNNNNNNNNNNNNNNNNNNNNNNNNNNNNNNNNNNNNNNNNNNNNNNNNNNNNNNNNNNNNNNNNNNNNNNNNNNNNNNNNNNNNNNNNNNNNNNNNNNNNNNNNNNNNNNNNNNNNNNNNNNNNNNNNNNNNNNNNNNNNNNNNNNNNNNNNNNNNNNNNNNNNNNNNNNNNNNNNNNNNNNNNNNNNNNNNNNNNNNNNNNNNNNNNNNNNNNNNNNNNNNNNNNNNNNNNNNNNNNNNNNNNNNNNNNNNNNNNNNNNNNNNNNNNNNNNNNNNNNNNNNNNNNNNNNNNNNNNNNNNNNNNNNNNNNNNNNNNNNNNNNNNtatatatatatatatatatataattttgtcatTTGGTATTCATTTCATTCTAACCCTGTCAAAGAAATGACAAATCTAAATTTCAATGTCTTGAGTATGAGACTTCTATACAACCTGACTTGAAAATTTTCACAAACAACTACTCATGTATGTACGATTGAGTAGAAGTAAAACATTACTATGAAGTTGAATATGGACAATCTAA from Cicer arietinum cultivar CDC Frontier isolate Library 1 chromosome 3, Cicar.CDCFrontier_v2.0, whole genome shotgun sequence encodes:
- the LOC101507264 gene encoding uncharacterized protein is translated as MEYASKFVERAIDVVLDLTIRHVGYIFYYKENVSELNVLVEKLRLERDRLEHEVDEAKDNLGIIESDVCVWLQKVDKTRTETEEFQNEEGHTKTRCSSGLFHYLRNRHRLGRKAKKMAVDVKLLIDESKFDGVSYQQKPTSMHAALANAGYVEFGSRKYTIEKIMKKLEDSTVRMIGVYGPGGVGKSTLIKEIVKKAQDKKLFNVVVVVEITDNPNLQKIQEEIAYMLGLTLEGEGETVRADRLRRRLQKEKENTLVVMDDLWDRIDLNKIGIPFDDDMDDDSSHMTIDVMKDHNFKMVKKGKSLGDYKGCKILLTSRDKIVLSDKMEVKSVFCVRELDDKESLMLFKEVAGIPDEMSTFKQEIVKKYCAGLPMAIVTVGRALRNKSELVWEATLEKLKKEELGEVQKSMEISVKMSYDHLESVELRSIFLLCAQMGHQQLIMDLVKYCFGLGILEGVYTLREARDRVYTSIQKLKDSSLMLDGSSNDYFNMHDMVQDAALSIAHKEQNVFALRNGKLDDWPDKDELERCSAISIRNCDIIDELPEVINCPHLKFFQIDSDDPSLKIPENFFEGMGKLRVLILTGFHLPCLPSSIKCLLNLRMLCLERCVLVGNLSIIGELKKLRILSFSGSQIENLPAEIGCLDKLQLFDISEGSITKVIPPNFISRLTCLEELYIRKSLIKIEEDGEPNQSQISFLSQLKHLHQMRVVDLCIPSTAVFPRDLFFDRLTDYKIVIGDFKMFSVGVFRMPNKYEALRSLALQLTNGTDIHSQKGIKLLFRRVENLLLGEISGVQNAFYELNLDGFPDLKHLSIINNTGIEYIVNSMELIHPQDVFLNLESLCLYKLSNIKLLCYTPVTDASFTKLKTIKVKMCTQLKTLFFFYMVKFFASLETIDVSECDSLEEIVVMEGQGNFNKVEFPKLRSLTLKTLPSFTTFYTCDEMPSLEGQTMTRDHREITIAEDDYNVMAPLSLFGELIEIPNLESLKLSSIKSHNIWRDRPLSNFCFQNLIKLTVKDCYNLRYLCSLSVASSLKKLKGLFISNCRMMENIFITAGNTVDKVCIFPKLEEINLTKLNMLTDIWQFEVGVDSFSSLISVQIKGCEKLVKIFPSHMTGWFGSLDSLKIIDCRSLQVIFEIKEFQQIDASRTTNTNLQLIFVQELPNLKQIWDRDPEGILSFKNMRVIDVIDCDKLSYVLPASVAKDLKRLESISICGCDEMEEIVAWNDGTQTRLEFPEVTFMGLFLLPKIKRLYKGGHIECSKLKQLAVNSCEQLDMFTTETTNEERQAVFLAEKVISNLEVLTIGLKEAMWLKSNKWEYRMDCMKELCLFSLDNIELLYWFLDRMPNLESLKLVLFDNKLKGLVPSGNIAPQERLGTVLQLKKLFLYMSPIKDLGFDQDPLLQRLHHLCLHQCHSLVIIAPSSVSFTHLTYLEVNSCLRLMNLMAISTAKSMVQLEVMKVIQCRFQEIVTNEGNEEDRVIKVVFRKLVCLELVTLQNLTSFCSYKNCEFKFPSLERLIVRECPKMETFSKSQITAPKLKKIHATEGESEEEDKWYWEGDLNTTIQKVFKDKMSFEYTEQLDVFPESLEQVWHGRDLVHENMFRNLTSLVVGNSHNLVHAIPSHLIPCFENLKMLRVWNCSAVKVIFNIDDARVTKTFGLFRLKILSLNNLPILEHVWDKDPEGILGFQALREMDVDGCNILKYLFPTSVAKALTRLEVLSVTHCKELVEIFSKDERAVERDRKEFMFPCLTSLHLAELPGFKYFYPGIHKLKWPSLKELHVYHCNMAIFKFQEDYTEEQTLIPIEQILRLEKLLFGIGDTKVLWDQRSWTLRFERLQHFQEESNSVLYRFLCMLPTIRKLQLSDCLFEEMFSAERPNADYTRVLLHLKELQLINVGNLNSIGLEHSWLHPIPENLQTLEVNKCHRLINLVPNTVSFSNLTILNVYSCTGMLYLLTSSTAKSLCRLKVMGIKYCDSMQEIMSIEGDESHEDKKIIFEHLHTLILKELSQLRCFYPGKFALCFPSLKKVSLISCSRMKTFSPVNRIDPTKLPSGVTFIKDATPKWEGDLNSTILKRFEEETSEHLQKVTVVSLKNEPVLQDIWNGSLPVPHLCFQNLEELIVDGCQFLSEVLPSHLLPFLTKMEKLTVQNCSSVKTIFDVKCTTELRKMTTKGPALIPLPFSLKIFILEELPNLENVWNEDPRGILKIELLKEVYIGKCKCLTSLFPASVAKDLVKLEKLHVKHCEELTVIVAEDNADPKGTDLELTFPCTISLDLQGVPKLKYFYSSLHCDMSKLIPNLQHLSLGEKELKLILQGSLFNKLKFLHFPCFHVESDAFPYAFLQHVPNIDKLVVFSSSFKEIFCFQRPDVVHTEFLSHLKVLIFELLEDLNSIGLEHSWVEPLVKNLETLEITRCSRLRNIAASPVCFSNLMRLILYDCHGLVNLFTSSTAKTLTRLKTMEIINCKSVQEIVSHEGDASHEDEKLIFDELQSLILKDLYELKCFYTGNFTVCFPSLEKLFLINCFKMETFCPGTINADKLSEVTFLELSDADPLDIDLNSTIRKRFLKRWSSTPIIDEV